The following are encoded together in the Candidatus Omnitrophota bacterium genome:
- a CDS encoding diphosphate--fructose-6-phosphate 1-phosphotransferase has translation IDNDLRENDHTPGFGSAARFVACALMGDNLDNRALPGVKIDIIMGRHAGFLTAASALARVYKDDGPHLIYLPERPFSLKKFVEDVKKVYKKLGRCVVAVSEGISDSKGVPIASKFIKEVDAHGNAQLSGSGALGDLLAAEIKAKTSISRVRADTFGYIQRSFPGSVSAADAAEARAVGITAVKTALSGDIDGSIAIRRRKGRKYSVYYERVPLKDVAKETKEMPANFISRSGNDVTRAFIDYAAPIVGKLPEIGRIKAYPVAKKK, from the coding sequence CCATAGATAATGATCTTCGTGAAAACGACCACACTCCCGGCTTCGGGTCGGCGGCGCGTTTTGTGGCCTGCGCCCTCATGGGCGACAATCTTGACAACAGGGCTCTTCCAGGGGTGAAAATAGACATCATAATGGGCCGTCACGCGGGTTTTCTCACAGCCGCCTCAGCGCTGGCCAGAGTCTATAAGGATGACGGCCCGCATCTGATATATCTTCCCGAAAGGCCTTTCAGCTTGAAGAAATTCGTGGAAGATGTCAAAAAAGTTTATAAAAAATTAGGGCGTTGTGTCGTCGCTGTTTCGGAGGGTATTTCCGACAGCAAAGGCGTTCCCATAGCGAGTAAATTCATAAAGGAAGTGGACGCTCACGGCAACGCCCAGCTTAGCGGCTCCGGCGCGCTGGGAGATCTCCTCGCCGCCGAAATAAAGGCGAAGACATCCATAAGCCGCGTCCGCGCCGACACCTTCGGTTACATACAGAGGTCTTTCCCGGGCAGTGTCTCCGCCGCCGACGCCGCCGAGGCCCGCGCGGTAGGAATAACCGCCGTGAAAACAGCGCTTTCGGGAGACATTGACGGTTCAATAGCCATAAGACGCCGGAAAGGCAGAAAATACTCTGTTTATTACGAGAGGGTTCCGCTTAAGGATGTGGCGAAAGAAACAAAAGAAATGCCGGCTAATTTCATTTCCCGATCGGGAAACGATGTAACGCGCGCCTTTATTGATTATGCCGCGCCCATCGTCGGCAAACTCCCTGAAATAGGCAGAATAAAAGCATATCCCGTTGCAAAGAAAAAATAA